A single window of Hymenobacter sp. APR13 DNA harbors:
- a CDS encoding FtsK/SpoIIIE family DNA translocase, which produces MAKNTYKQDATPPSRANEPRPTRAPQPRPAAPEPAAPRENRRASAEPKAAPKPPRKPLKLPSLNLGAMFGFLRDRRFQLFLGFFFLLASLYLTFAFFSFLFTGHADQSVVEGLDHTPVKEAGQQSGNWLGLVGAFLAQLLIYKGFGVAAFALIPIVFFLGYKIVFRRAGVSVSYVLALCLFIMGWLSVLLGYVVLTMQAPDADPTLGYRLDFLSGGIGYEAAVWLDSLIGWGTVLLLAFLLISFVVFFFNVTSVTLPRFGAEGEEPDLEPAAAEQPARPAMAATAPFEEDEPEPDMGFVVRDTRPVAVAPAAAFTEDEPEDEPYTMPDAPTVTTGPVASPAFSVAPAAAAVVGAGAATLATAAGTAVPMSVAAAGATVSAANAAASMAAGGATSAAPKGPSFSIEAPADPEPLAVAPSRVPTPLSLSDLVDDDTPLPITSNEQRTTNNEAPALQITEKPGELDPAAGADMARIADDDEDMDTMPAVNYDPTLDLSRYQYPTLELLNDYGVAKAQVTKEELEANKDRIVETLGHYGINIASIKATIGPTVTLYEIVPDAGVRISKIKSLEDDIALSLAALGIRIIAPIPGKGTIGIEVPNTKKEMVSIRSVFATEKFAHTEMDLPIAFGRTITNEVFVVDLAKMPHLLMAGATGQGKSVGLNVILASLLYKRHPAQLKFVLVDPKKVELSIFNKIERHFLAKLPDTDEAIITDTKKVVNTLNSLCMEMDRRYDLLKDAGCRNLKEYNRKFIERRLNPKKGHRFMPFIVLVIDELADLMMTAGKEVETPIARLAQLARAIGIHLIVATQRPSVNVITGIIKANFPCRISFKVTSKIDSRTILDAGGADQLVGQGDMLISQGSDIIRVQCAFIDTPEVDRLCDYIGEQQGYPDAYLLPEVVGESGGGSGDMEDMDPSQRDAMFEEAARVIVTHQQGSTSLLQRRLKLGYNRAGRLIDQLEHAGIVGPFEGSKAREVLIPDEYSLEQLLNTLPK; this is translated from the coding sequence ATGGCAAAAAATACCTACAAGCAAGACGCAACCCCTCCCAGCCGGGCCAATGAGCCCCGGCCAACCCGTGCCCCGCAGCCCCGCCCGGCCGCGCCCGAACCGGCCGCGCCCCGCGAAAACCGCCGGGCCTCGGCAGAACCCAAAGCCGCCCCCAAGCCGCCGCGTAAGCCCCTGAAGCTGCCGTCGTTGAACCTGGGCGCCATGTTTGGCTTCCTGCGCGACCGGCGGTTTCAGCTGTTTTTGGGCTTCTTTTTCCTACTGGCCTCGCTCTACCTGACCTTTGCCTTCTTCTCGTTCCTGTTCACCGGCCACGCCGACCAGAGCGTGGTGGAAGGCCTCGACCATACGCCGGTGAAGGAAGCCGGCCAGCAGTCGGGCAACTGGCTGGGGCTGGTGGGCGCGTTTCTGGCGCAGCTCCTGATTTACAAGGGCTTCGGTGTGGCGGCCTTCGCCCTGATTCCGATTGTCTTCTTCCTGGGCTACAAGATTGTGTTCCGGCGCGCGGGCGTGTCGGTGAGCTACGTGCTGGCGCTGTGCCTGTTTATTATGGGCTGGCTGAGCGTGCTGCTGGGCTACGTGGTGCTCACCATGCAGGCCCCCGACGCCGACCCCACCCTGGGCTACCGCCTCGACTTCCTGAGCGGCGGCATCGGCTACGAAGCCGCCGTCTGGCTCGACAGCCTCATCGGCTGGGGCACGGTGCTGCTGCTGGCCTTCCTGCTGATTTCCTTCGTGGTGTTTTTCTTCAACGTCACGTCCGTGACGCTGCCGCGCTTTGGGGCAGAAGGGGAGGAGCCGGACCTGGAGCCTGCCGCCGCCGAGCAGCCGGCGCGCCCGGCCATGGCGGCCACGGCACCTTTCGAGGAAGATGAGCCAGAGCCGGATATGGGCTTTGTGGTGCGCGATACGCGCCCCGTGGCCGTGGCCCCCGCTGCTGCCTTCACCGAGGACGAGCCGGAAGACGAGCCTTACACCATGCCCGACGCACCGACCGTAACGACCGGTCCGGTGGCTTCGCCCGCGTTCAGCGTGGCGCCGGCCGCCGCTGCTGTTGTTGGCGCCGGTGCCGCCACCCTGGCCACCGCGGCTGGCACGGCCGTGCCCATGAGCGTAGCGGCGGCCGGTGCCACGGTAAGCGCGGCCAACGCCGCGGCTTCCATGGCTGCCGGAGGTGCTACTTCTGCTGCCCCAAAAGGCCCCAGTTTCTCCATCGAAGCGCCCGCCGACCCCGAGCCGCTGGCTGTGGCCCCGTCGCGGGTGCCCACGCCGCTTTCCCTCTCCGACCTCGTAGACGACGACACGCCGCTGCCCATCACAAGCAACGAGCAACGGACAACCAACAACGAAGCGCCGGCCCTGCAGATTACCGAGAAGCCCGGTGAGCTGGACCCCGCCGCCGGCGCCGACATGGCCCGCATTGCCGACGACGACGAGGACATGGACACCATGCCCGCCGTCAACTACGACCCTACGCTCGACCTCTCGCGCTACCAGTACCCCACGCTGGAGCTGCTCAACGACTACGGCGTTGCCAAGGCGCAGGTAACCAAGGAAGAGCTGGAGGCCAACAAGGACCGCATCGTGGAGACGCTGGGCCACTACGGCATCAACATCGCCAGCATCAAGGCCACCATTGGCCCCACGGTGACGCTCTACGAAATCGTGCCCGACGCCGGGGTGCGCATCTCTAAAATCAAGAGCCTCGAAGACGACATTGCCCTGAGCCTCGCCGCCCTCGGTATCCGGATTATTGCCCCGATTCCGGGCAAGGGCACCATCGGTATTGAGGTGCCAAACACCAAGAAGGAGATGGTAAGCATCCGGTCGGTATTCGCCACCGAGAAGTTTGCCCACACCGAAATGGACCTGCCGATTGCCTTCGGCCGCACCATTACCAACGAGGTGTTTGTGGTGGACCTGGCCAAGATGCCCCACTTGCTGATGGCCGGGGCCACCGGCCAGGGTAAGTCGGTGGGCTTGAACGTGATTTTGGCTTCACTGCTTTACAAGCGTCACCCGGCTCAGCTCAAGTTCGTGCTCGTCGACCCCAAAAAGGTGGAATTGAGCATTTTCAACAAGATTGAGCGCCATTTCCTGGCCAAGCTGCCTGACACCGACGAGGCCATCATCACCGACACCAAGAAGGTGGTGAACACGCTCAACTCGTTGTGCATGGAAATGGACCGCCGCTACGACCTGCTCAAGGACGCCGGCTGCCGCAACCTCAAAGAGTACAACCGCAAGTTCATCGAGCGCCGCCTCAACCCCAAAAAGGGCCACCGCTTTATGCCCTTCATCGTGCTGGTGATTGACGAGCTGGCCGACCTGATGATGACCGCCGGCAAAGAGGTGGAAACCCCGATTGCGCGCCTCGCGCAGCTGGCCCGCGCCATCGGTATTCACCTGATTGTGGCCACCCAGCGTCCGTCCGTAAACGTCATTACCGGCATCATCAAGGCCAACTTTCCCTGCCGGATTTCCTTCAAGGTGACCAGCAAAATCGACTCGCGCACCATCCTCGACGCCGGTGGCGCCGACCAGCTGGTGGGCCAGGGTGATATGCTGATTTCGCAGGGCTCCGACATCATCCGGGTACAGTGCGCCTTCATCGACACGCCCGAAGTGGACCGCCTCTGCGACTACATCGGCGAGCAGCAGGGCTACCCCGACGCCTACCTGCTGCCCGAAGTGGTGGGTGAAAGCGGCGGCGGCAGCGGCGACATGGAAGACATGGACCCCTCGCAGCGCGACGCCATGTTCGAGGAAGCGGCCCGCGTCATCGTCACGCACCAGCAGGGCAGCACCTCGCTGCTGCAGCGCCGCCTGAAGCTCGGCTACAACCGCGCCGGCCGCCTCATCGACCAGTTGGAGCACGCCGGCATCGTGGGGCCGTTCGAGGGCAGCAAGGCCCGCGAAGTATTAATTCCGGACGAGTACAGTTTGGAACAGTTGTTGAATACGCTGCCCAAGTAA
- a CDS encoding DUF6044 family protein, producing the protein MPTSNPSDSLRLPPLVLAVLGLLLFVLPYGILRAHSYVTIDDNLDAELNIPYLLVQQGVALDYRPQAVVPPLMDGLPRNALRPGLSVTVGLFALLPPWAAYLVQQALVRLLGLLALHALLRQELLPERRQRRVAAGVALAWALLPLYSMYGLSVMGQPALLLAFLAVRRGAARWWHWLLIAAFPFWTMFVFVGPFVLAALGVLWLHDWWRQRQPNWPFLGALVLLLAVYLVVEWPLFYSLLVARQFVPHRVEFDLAQLTPLGLKAGLRGAVQFFLFGQYHASRFLRVAVLLAVAAAVALAPAGQRAARARQLGGWLLALAALAVFSGFYPQLVAWGQHRLPILGVFNFGRLHFLAPLLWFWLLALALRHLSGRWQAVVVGLQLLIGLGMNPEWLNNLRELTGRPNPHEPNYTAYVAPALFEQVQQAIRQQTGLEPAQYRVASLGLPPAVAQLNNFYTLDSYQNNYPLPYKHRFRPIIAGELAKNDTLRRYFDAWGNRCYLFSSELGKDFRVGAFQRRTVQDFAFDAAAFRQLGGRYVLSAARLATPARSGLRLAGEFGQPGAYWRIWLYEVE; encoded by the coding sequence GTGCCTACTTCAAATCCTTCTGATTCGTTACGGCTTCCGCCGCTGGTGCTGGCGGTGCTGGGCTTGCTGCTGTTTGTACTTCCATACGGCATTTTACGGGCTCACAGTTACGTTACCATCGACGATAATCTGGATGCGGAGCTGAATATTCCCTATCTGCTTGTGCAGCAAGGGGTGGCGCTGGACTACCGCCCGCAGGCTGTAGTGCCGCCCCTAATGGACGGGCTGCCCCGCAATGCCCTGCGTCCGGGCCTGAGCGTGACAGTAGGGCTGTTTGCTCTGTTGCCACCGTGGGCCGCCTACTTGGTGCAGCAGGCCCTGGTGCGGCTGCTGGGGCTGCTCGCCTTACATGCGCTGCTGCGGCAGGAACTGCTGCCCGAGCGGCGGCAGCGGCGGGTGGCAGCCGGCGTGGCACTGGCCTGGGCGCTGCTGCCGCTCTACTCCATGTATGGGCTGTCGGTGATGGGGCAGCCGGCGTTGCTGCTGGCGTTTCTGGCCGTGCGGCGCGGCGCCGCGCGCTGGTGGCACTGGCTGCTGATTGCCGCCTTTCCGTTCTGGACGATGTTCGTGTTTGTGGGGCCGTTTGTGCTGGCGGCCCTGGGCGTGCTGTGGCTGCATGACTGGTGGCGGCAGCGCCAGCCCAACTGGCCTTTTCTGGGTGCCCTGGTGCTGCTGCTGGCGGTATATCTGGTGGTGGAGTGGCCGCTGTTCTATTCGCTGCTGGTGGCCCGGCAGTTTGTGCCACACCGCGTGGAGTTTGACCTGGCCCAGCTGACGCCGCTGGGTCTGAAAGCGGGGTTGCGCGGCGCCGTTCAGTTTTTTCTGTTCGGGCAGTACCACGCCAGCCGGTTTCTACGAGTGGCGGTGCTGCTGGCCGTGGCGGCCGCCGTGGCGTTGGCCCCGGCCGGGCAGCGGGCGGCGCGGGCGCGGCAGCTGGGCGGCTGGCTGCTGGCGCTGGCGGCGCTGGCCGTGTTTAGCGGGTTCTATCCGCAGTTGGTGGCCTGGGGGCAGCATCGGCTGCCGATTCTGGGCGTGTTCAACTTCGGGCGGCTGCATTTTCTGGCGCCGCTGCTGTGGTTCTGGCTGCTGGCGTTGGCGTTGCGCCACCTGAGTGGCCGCTGGCAGGCGGTGGTGGTAGGTCTGCAGCTGCTGATCGGGCTGGGCATGAACCCGGAGTGGCTCAACAACCTGCGCGAGCTGACCGGCCGCCCCAATCCGCACGAACCCAACTACACGGCCTACGTGGCTCCGGCGCTGTTTGAGCAGGTGCAGCAGGCCATCCGGCAGCAAACTGGCCTAGAACCGGCGCAGTACCGCGTGGCCAGCCTGGGTTTGCCGCCGGCCGTGGCCCAGCTCAACAACTTCTACACCCTCGATTCCTACCAGAACAACTACCCGCTGCCCTACAAGCACCGCTTCCGCCCAATAATAGCCGGGGAGCTAGCTAAAAACGACACCCTGCGCCGCTATTTCGATGCCTGGGGCAACCGCTGCTACCTGTTTTCCAGCGAGCTGGGCAAGGATTTCCGGGTGGGCGCGTTTCAGCGGCGCACAGTGCAGGATTTCGCCTTCGATGCGGCTGCTTTCCGGCAGCTGGGCGGGCGCTACGTGCTGTCGGCGGCCCGGCTGGCTACGCCTGCCCGCAGCGGACTGCGGCTGGCCGGCGAGTTCGGCCAGCCCGGAGCTTACTGGCGCATCTGGCTGTATGAAGTGGAGTGA
- a CDS encoding cytochrome-c peroxidase, producing the protein MKALRTSAALFLMVVLFQQCAKDSGETAQPTYEAVKAAFGSKLDLNQLADYANQPRPAYITKDNTGSNRISNEKATVGRVLFYDKSLSIDNTVSCGSCHRQELAFGDAEQASKGVSGGLTGRHAMRLVNARFGRETKFFWDERASSLEEQATQPIKDHAEMGFSGQNGRPNMATLLSKLQGIGYYQELFQFAYGSPTITEPKLQECLAQFIRSIQSFDSRYDAGRALAANDQQNFVNFTAQENAGKNLFLAPPVFDATGNRIAGGLGCNGCHNAPEFDIDPNTGNNGIIGVLNGTGIDVNNTRVPTLRDMLNSSGNLHTQLMHTGSITTLQAAIGHYGTINLAPGNSRLDPRLRPNGFGQKLNLTAAEVNSLSAFLKTLTGINVYTDPKWSTPF; encoded by the coding sequence ATGAAAGCTTTACGAACGTCCGCCGCCCTGTTTCTAATGGTGGTACTTTTCCAGCAGTGCGCCAAAGATTCCGGCGAAACCGCGCAGCCCACTTACGAAGCCGTGAAGGCCGCTTTCGGCAGCAAGCTCGACCTCAACCAGTTGGCTGACTACGCCAACCAGCCCCGGCCGGCCTACATCACCAAGGACAACACGGGCAGCAACCGCATCAGCAACGAGAAGGCCACGGTGGGCCGGGTGCTGTTCTACGACAAGAGCCTGAGCATCGACAATACGGTATCGTGCGGGAGCTGCCACCGGCAGGAACTGGCCTTTGGCGATGCCGAGCAGGCCAGCAAGGGCGTGAGTGGTGGCCTCACCGGCCGGCATGCCATGCGCTTGGTAAATGCCCGTTTCGGCCGGGAAACGAAGTTTTTCTGGGACGAGCGGGCCAGCTCGCTGGAAGAGCAGGCCACGCAGCCCATTAAAGACCACGCCGAAATGGGCTTCAGCGGCCAGAACGGCCGGCCCAACATGGCGACGCTGCTGAGCAAGCTGCAAGGCATAGGCTACTACCAGGAGCTGTTTCAGTTTGCCTACGGCAGCCCCACTATCACCGAGCCGAAGCTGCAGGAGTGCCTGGCGCAGTTTATCCGCAGCATCCAGTCATTTGATTCTCGCTACGATGCGGGCCGGGCGCTGGCCGCCAACGACCAGCAGAACTTCGTCAACTTCACGGCCCAGGAAAACGCGGGCAAGAACCTGTTTCTGGCGCCGCCCGTCTTCGACGCCACCGGCAACCGAATAGCGGGCGGCTTGGGCTGCAACGGCTGCCACAACGCTCCCGAATTCGACATCGACCCCAACACCGGCAACAACGGCATCATCGGGGTGCTGAACGGCACTGGTATCGACGTAAATAATACCCGCGTGCCCACGCTGCGCGACATGCTCAATAGCAGCGGCAACCTGCATACCCAGCTCATGCACACCGGGAGCATCACCACGCTGCAGGCGGCCATCGGCCACTATGGCACCATCAACCTAGCGCCCGGCAACAGCCGCCTCGACCCGCGTCTGCGCCCCAACGGATTCGGCCAGAAGCTGAACCTGACGGCCGCCGAGGTGAATTCGCTGTCGGCCTTTTTGAAGACGCTGACGGGCATCAACGTATACACTGACCCCAAGTGGAGCACGCCTTTCTAG
- the xerD gene encoding site-specific tyrosine recombinase XerD: MSTWSITIRQFEGYLQLEKSLSGNSVEAYVRDVNKLHHFLQIRHLPNSPKEVTAELLREFLAYLGELELSATSQARILSGIKAFFSFMIMEDLLTHDPTDTLEAPKTGRKLPDTLSYDEIVQLLDGIDLSTPEGTRNRAMLEVLYSSGLRVSELTGLRLSNVYADQGFVRVTGKGNKERLVPIGRDALKHLGLYLQGIRCHLDIKPGHEDFVFLNKRGSSLSRVTVFTVIKAAADKAGVRKSISPHTFRHSFATHLIEGGADLRAVQEMLGHESITTTEIYTHLDRDYLRQVITAFHPRS; the protein is encoded by the coding sequence ATGTCCACCTGGTCCATTACTATTCGGCAGTTTGAAGGCTACCTGCAACTGGAGAAGTCGTTGTCGGGCAATTCGGTGGAAGCCTACGTGCGCGACGTGAATAAGCTGCACCACTTCCTGCAGATCCGGCACCTGCCCAACTCGCCCAAGGAAGTGACGGCCGAGCTGCTGCGCGAATTTCTGGCCTACCTCGGCGAGCTGGAGCTGAGCGCCACCTCGCAGGCGCGCATCCTGTCCGGCATCAAGGCCTTTTTCAGCTTCATGATCATGGAAGACCTGCTCACGCACGACCCCACCGACACGCTGGAAGCGCCCAAAACCGGCCGCAAGCTGCCCGACACGCTCAGCTACGACGAAATCGTGCAGCTGCTGGACGGCATCGACCTGAGTACGCCCGAAGGCACCCGCAACCGGGCCATGCTGGAAGTGCTGTACTCCTCGGGCCTGCGCGTGAGCGAGCTGACAGGTTTGCGCCTGTCCAACGTCTACGCCGACCAGGGCTTCGTGCGCGTGACCGGCAAGGGCAATAAGGAGCGGCTGGTGCCCATCGGGCGCGATGCGCTGAAGCACCTGGGGCTCTACCTGCAAGGCATCCGCTGCCACCTCGACATCAAGCCGGGCCACGAGGACTTCGTGTTTCTCAACAAGCGCGGCAGCAGCTTGTCGCGCGTCACGGTGTTCACGGTCATCAAGGCCGCTGCCGACAAGGCCGGGGTGCGCAAGAGCATCAGCCCGCACACGTTCCGCCATTCCTTCGCCACGCACCTCATAGAAGGCGGCGCCGACCTGCGGGCCGTGCAGGAAATGCTGGGCCACGAAAGCATCACGACCACCGAAATCTACACCCACCTCGACCGCGACTACTTGCGACAGGTGATTACGGCCTTTCATCCGCGCAGCTGA
- the aroQ gene encoding type II 3-dehydroquinate dehydratase, producing the protein MQLLILNGPNLNLLGRREPGIYGTRSFDDYLPELRAAFPEVQLEYFQSNHEGELLDKLHEVGYTYHGIVLNAGGYTHTSVALADAVAAINTPVVEVHLSNLHAREEFRQRSLLGKHCIGSISGFKLESYRMAVQYFESQRPKRMGFKV; encoded by the coding sequence ATGCAGCTTCTCATTCTCAACGGCCCCAACCTCAACCTGCTCGGCCGCCGCGAGCCGGGCATCTACGGCACCCGCTCCTTCGACGACTATCTGCCCGAACTGCGCGCCGCCTTCCCGGAGGTGCAGCTGGAGTATTTCCAGAGCAACCACGAGGGCGAACTGCTCGACAAGCTGCACGAAGTGGGCTACACCTACCACGGCATCGTGCTCAATGCCGGCGGCTACACCCACACCAGCGTGGCCCTCGCCGACGCCGTGGCCGCCATCAACACGCCCGTGGTGGAAGTGCACCTGAGCAACCTGCACGCCCGCGAGGAATTCCGGCAGCGCAGTCTGCTGGGCAAGCACTGCATCGGTAGCATCAGCGGCTTCAAGCTGGAAAGCTACCGCATGGCCGTGCAGTACTTCGAAAGCCAGCGCCCCAAGCGTATGGGGTTTAAGGTGTGA
- a CDS encoding aminotransferase class V-fold PLP-dependent enzyme: MYTFNPGPAQVYPQVRQYLQDAFDEGWLSAPHRGERFTGLMRQTVQELKNKLNVPQDYTVFFMGSATECWEVLTQSLTPRKSFHLYSGAFGEKWYEYAKALRPACVGYPFGIDEVPDVAALPLPDSETDLVCITQNETSNATQLRDGFILNLYNRLGQALLAVDATSSMAGVQLKFIKADIWFASVQKCFGLPAGLSVMILSPRAVARLRDQNERAHYNSLVSQYEKMLNWQTTYTPNVLGIYLLSRVLHDRPALKAVHQHLQERATKLYDYFEQATQLTPLVTNPETRSTTVIGLQGPPALIDEVKRRALTQGLQLGNGYGTWKSNSLRIANFPAIPDAAFEQLVQFFAREFA; the protein is encoded by the coding sequence ATGTATACATTCAATCCCGGCCCTGCGCAGGTGTACCCGCAGGTGCGCCAGTATCTGCAGGACGCTTTCGACGAGGGCTGGCTCTCGGCCCCGCACCGCGGCGAGCGGTTCACGGGCCTCATGCGCCAGACCGTGCAGGAGCTGAAAAACAAGCTCAACGTGCCGCAGGACTACACCGTGTTCTTCATGGGCTCAGCCACGGAGTGCTGGGAAGTGCTGACGCAGAGCCTCACGCCACGCAAAAGCTTCCACCTCTACAGCGGGGCCTTCGGCGAGAAATGGTACGAGTACGCCAAGGCTTTGCGCCCGGCCTGCGTCGGCTACCCGTTTGGTATTGACGAGGTGCCCGACGTGGCCGCCCTGCCCCTGCCCGACTCCGAAACCGACCTGGTCTGCATCACCCAGAACGAAACCAGCAACGCCACCCAGCTGCGCGACGGCTTCATCCTGAACCTCTACAACCGCCTCGGGCAGGCGCTGCTGGCCGTCGATGCCACGTCGTCGATGGCGGGCGTGCAGCTCAAGTTCATCAAGGCCGATATCTGGTTTGCCTCGGTGCAGAAGTGCTTCGGGCTGCCGGCAGGCTTGTCGGTGATGATTCTGTCGCCGCGGGCCGTGGCGCGGCTGCGCGACCAGAACGAGCGGGCTCACTACAACTCGCTGGTGAGCCAGTACGAGAAGATGCTGAACTGGCAGACCACCTACACGCCCAACGTGCTGGGCATCTACCTGCTCAGCCGCGTCCTGCACGACCGGCCGGCGCTGAAAGCCGTGCACCAGCACCTGCAGGAGCGCGCCACCAAGCTCTACGACTACTTCGAGCAGGCCACCCAGCTCACGCCCCTGGTCACGAACCCCGAAACCCGCTCCACCACCGTCATCGGCCTGCAGGGCCCGCCCGCCCTCATCGACGAGGTGAAGCGCCGCGCCCTCACCCAGGGCCTGCAGCTCGGCAACGGCTACGGCACCTGGAAAAGCAACAGCCTGCGCATCGCCAACTTCCCGGCCATCCCCGACGCTGCCTTCGAGCAGCTGGTGCAGTTCTTCGCCCGCGAGTTCGCCTGA
- a CDS encoding MarC family protein, which produces MFSLKEIFSVTLTLFAVIDILGSIPIIIQIRQREGQIHSEKATLVAGVLMVVFLFLGQSILSLFGVDFQSFALAGAIIIFLIGMEMILGIELFRHNPLAASGSIVPLAFPLIVGAGTMTTLLSLRAAYQLPNVLAGILLNLVFVYGVLKSSAWIERKLGKAGEDILRRVFGVILLAIAIKLFKSNF; this is translated from the coding sequence ATGTTCAGTCTCAAAGAAATCTTCTCCGTCACGCTCACGCTGTTTGCCGTGATTGATATTCTGGGCTCCATCCCGATTATCATCCAGATCCGGCAGCGCGAAGGCCAGATTCACTCCGAAAAAGCCACGCTGGTGGCCGGCGTGCTGATGGTGGTGTTCCTGTTTCTAGGGCAGAGCATCCTGAGTTTGTTCGGGGTTGATTTCCAGAGTTTTGCATTGGCAGGCGCCATCATCATCTTCCTTATCGGCATGGAGATGATTCTGGGCATCGAGCTGTTCCGGCACAATCCGCTGGCGGCGTCGGGCTCCATCGTGCCGCTGGCGTTTCCGCTCATCGTGGGGGCCGGCACCATGACCACGCTGCTCTCGCTGCGGGCCGCCTACCAGCTGCCCAACGTGCTGGCCGGCATCTTGCTGAACCTGGTGTTTGTGTACGGCGTGCTCAAAAGCTCCGCCTGGATTGAGCGCAAGCTCGGCAAAGCCGGCGAAGACATCCTGCGCCGCGTGTTCGGCGTGATTCTGCTGGCCATTGCCATCAAGCTGTTTAAATCGAATTTTTGA
- the rnhA gene encoding ribonuclease HI, with product MIYLFTDGSSRGNPGPGGYGAILRFGQHEKELTQGFRLTTNNRMELLAIIVGLEAINRPELPITVVTDSKYVVDSVEKKWVFGWLNKPDFGKKANEDLWRRFVKVYRQRTVHFKWVRGHNGHPENERCDQLAVRSATGGGLLIDDGYELIEARRAG from the coding sequence TTGATTTACCTGTTCACCGACGGCTCCTCGCGCGGCAACCCGGGGCCGGGCGGCTACGGCGCCATTCTGCGCTTCGGCCAGCACGAGAAAGAGTTGACCCAGGGCTTCCGCCTCACCACCAACAACCGCATGGAGCTGCTGGCCATCATCGTGGGCCTGGAGGCCATCAACCGCCCCGAGCTGCCCATTACCGTCGTGACGGACTCCAAGTACGTGGTGGATTCGGTGGAAAAGAAGTGGGTGTTCGGCTGGCTCAACAAGCCGGATTTCGGCAAAAAAGCCAATGAAGACCTCTGGCGGCGCTTCGTGAAGGTGTACCGCCAGCGCACCGTGCACTTCAAATGGGTGCGCGGCCACAACGGCCACCCCGAAAACGAGCGGTGCGACCAGCTCGCCGTGCGCAGCGCCACCGGCGGCGGCCTGCTCATTGACGACGGCTACGAGCTGATTGAGGCGCGGCGTGCGGGATAG
- the tnpA gene encoding IS200/IS605 family transposase, whose protein sequence is MANTYTQIHLHLVFAVRGRACLIPADRAETLYRYITGIVTNQGQKLLAINGMPDHLHLLIGLRPEKALSDLVRDMKANSAKFINEQRWLKTKFAWQEGFGAFSYSASQLPDVIRYIQRQQEHHAKRTFAEEYQLLLERFGVEYNANYVFESVMPDEPQGPSAS, encoded by the coding sequence ATGGCCAATACCTACACGCAGATTCACCTTCACCTTGTGTTTGCCGTGCGGGGCCGGGCCTGCCTGATACCTGCAGACCGGGCTGAAACGCTTTACCGCTATATCACCGGCATCGTAACGAATCAGGGCCAGAAGCTACTCGCCATCAATGGTATGCCCGACCACCTGCACTTGTTGATTGGGTTACGGCCGGAAAAGGCACTTTCGGATCTGGTTCGTGATATGAAAGCCAACTCCGCCAAGTTCATTAATGAGCAACGCTGGCTGAAAACGAAATTTGCGTGGCAGGAAGGTTTTGGTGCGTTTTCCTACAGCGCCTCTCAACTACCAGATGTAATCCGGTACATTCAGCGTCAGCAGGAACACCATGCAAAACGCACATTCGCTGAAGAATACCAGTTGTTGCTCGAACGATTTGGCGTGGAGTACAACGCGAACTATGTATTTGAGTCTGTAATGCCAGACGAGCCGCAAGGGCCTAGTGCCTCCTGA